A region of Lycium barbarum isolate Lr01 chromosome 3, ASM1917538v2, whole genome shotgun sequence DNA encodes the following proteins:
- the LOC132631212 gene encoding V-type proton ATPase subunit E2-like, which translates to MNDTDVSKQIQQMVRFIRQEAEEKANEISVSAEEEFQIEKLQLVEAAKKKVRQEYERKTKQVEVRKKIEYSMQLNASRIKVLQAQDDVVNGMKESARKTLLKISGEKNNYKKLLKGLIVQSLLRLKEPSVLLRCREMDVSVVKSVVEDAKKEYIEKAKVRSPNITIDNNVYLPPPPSDAHPHRSSCSGGVILASEDGKIVCENTLDARLDVIFKQKLPEIRKQLFSKMSA; encoded by the exons ATGAATGACACAGATGTATCAAAGCAAATACAGCAAATGGTCAGATTCATTCGGCAGGAAGCCGAAGAGAAGGCCAATGAAATCTCTGTCTCCGCTGAGGAG GAATTCCAAATTGAGAAATTACAATTAGTTGAAGCTGCGAAGAAAAAGGTCAGACAAGAGTATGAACGGAAAACCAAGCAGGTGGAAGTCCGTAAGAAAAT TGAGTACTCTATGCAACTAAATGCGTCCCGCATCAAAGTTCTCCAAGCACAGGATGATGTGGTCAACGGAATGAAGGAGTCTGCTAGAAAGACACTTCTAAAGATTTCTGGTGAAAAGAATAATTACAAAAAGCTTCTCAAAGGATTAATTGTTCAG AGTCTGCTGCGACTGAAGGAACCATCGGTGTTGTTGAGGTGTAGGGAGATGGATGTTTCAGTAGTTAAATCAGTTGTAGAGGATGCAAAAAAAGAGTACATTGAGAAAGCCAAAGTGCGTAGCCCTAACATCACCATTGACAATAATGTGTATCTACCTCCTCCTCCAAGTGATGCACATCCTCATCGTTCCTCTTG CTCTGGAGGAGTAATTCTAGCTTCTGAAGATGGGAAGATTGTATGTGAGAACACTCTTGATGCTCGACTGGATGTTATTTTCAAGCAGAAACTCCCCGAG ATACGTAAACAACTTTTCAGTAAGATGAGTGCATGA
- the LOC132631211 gene encoding BTB/POZ domain-containing protein At3g08570 isoform X2, protein MVSQHSPNYNSFTTRTIFSDVAGDITVAVNGESFLLHKFPLVSLSGKIRKMVADAKDPNLSELDLTHVPGGPETFELAANFCYGMNFEITTTNVARLRCVAEYLEMTEDYREENLIARTETFLVEVVSPSLEKSVEVLSSCESLLPTAEEVGIPDRCIDAIARDACQEQLVSGLSRLDCDSGSLELKDRCLEWWVEDLSVLSIDFYRRVIMAMEHVGVHIDSIIASLMHYAQVSLKGIGKPQIWNPARAYPCKGEKGQKTIVETLVSLLPPEKSSSVPLNFLFGILRIAIMVDAALACRLEIERRIAFRLEMVLLDDLLIPSVQTGDSLFDVDTVKRILIHFLQRIDQEENEDCGYESEGIDSPSHGALLKVGQLIDTYLAEIAPDPYLSLDKFTAMISVLPDYARVIDDGLYRAIDIYLKAHPMLSEHECKKLCKFIDCQKLSQEACNHAAQNDRLPVQMTVRVLYFEQLRLKNALSGSCGDTFVSQKISSGLTSAAMSPRDTYASLRRENRELKLEISRMRVRLSDLEKEQMFMKQGMIDKTGNGKTFLTSLSRGIGRFGIFGGPSVGKHHKSGRKSRTSEVKTGRSRRYSVS, encoded by the exons ATGGTGTCTCAACACTCTCCTAATTACAACTCATTTACCACCCG CACTATATTCTCTGATGTTGCTGGGGATATTACTGTTGCTGTAAACGGAGAGTCTTTCCTACTGCATAAG TTTCCACTAGTGTCTTTGAGTGGAAAGATCCGGAAGATGGTGGCGGATGCCAAAGACCCAAATCTCTCAGAATTGGATTTGACCCATGTACCAGGGGGACCTGAAACATTTGAACTAGCTGCAAATTTTTGTTATGGCATGAACTTTGAGATCACAACTACAAATGTAGCACGTTTGCGTTGTGTGGCAGAATACTTGGAAATGACAGAAGATTATCGAGAAGAGAACCTTATTGCGAGAACAGAAACTTTCCTTGTTGAAGTTGTGTCTCCAAGTCTTGAAAAATCGGTGGAGGTACTTTCTTCTTGTGAATCCCTGCTTCCTACTGCAGAGGAGGTTGGTATTCCAGACAGATGCATCGATGCCATTGCCAGGGACGCTTGTCAGGAGCAACTTGTTTCAGGTCTATCTCGTTTAGATTGTGATAGTGGATCTTTGGAACTCAAGGACAGGTGTCTTGAATGGTGGGTCGAAGATCTTTCTGTTCTAAGCATTGATTTTTACCGCAGAGTTATCATGGCAATGGAACATGTTGGAGTACACATAGACAGCATAATTGCATCCTTGATGCATTACGCCCAGGTGTCTCTAAAGGGTATTGGGAAACCGCAAATTTGGAATCCAGCTAGAGCATATCCATGTAAGGGAGAAAAGGGGCAGAAAACAATAGTAGAAACTCTTGTTAGTCTATTGCCACCAGAGAAAAGTTCATCGGTTCCATTGAATTTTCTTTTTGGGATATTGAGGATAGCTATCATGGTGGATGCCGCGCTAGCCTGCAGACTTGAAATTGAGAGGAGGATTGCCTTCAggttggaaatggtattacttGATGATTTGCTTATACCATCTGTCCAGACAGGTGATTCTTTGTTTGATGTTGACACTGTCAAGCGAATATTGATACATTTCCTCCAAAGGATTGACCAGGAAGAAAATGAAGATTGTGGATATGAATCAGAAGGTATTGATTCTCCAAGCCACGGTGCTCTATTGAAAGTTGGACAGCTCATAGACACATATCTCGCTGAAATAGCTCCTGATCCATATTTGAGTCTCGACAAATTCACTGCTATGATATCAGTTTTGCCTGATTATGCTCGTGTAATTGATGACGGACTTTACAGAGCTATTGATATTTATTTGAAG GCCCATCCGATGCTAAGTGAGCATGAATGTAAAAAGCTATGCAAATTCATAGATTGCCAAAAGCTCTCTCAAGAAGCATGCAATCATGCAGCACAGAACGACAGGCTCCCAGTTCAAATGACTGTCCGAGTTCTCTACTTTGAGCAGCTCCGCCTAAAGAATGCTCTATCTGGAAGTTGTGGAGATACTTTTGTATCACAAAAGATCAGCAGTGGTCTTACAAGTGCAGCCATGTCTCCTAGAGATACTTATGCATCTTTAAGGAGAGAGAACCGAGAACTGAAGCTGGAGATATCAAGAATGAGAGTGAGGCTCAGTGACCTTGAGAAGGAACAAATGTTCATGAAACAAGGGATGATAGACAAAACAGGAAATGGAAAAACATTCTTAACTTCCCTTTCTAGAGGTATAGGAAGGTTTGGTATATTTGGTGGTCCTTCTGTGGGAAAACATCACAAGTCTGGTAGGAAATCCAGGACATCAGAAGTAAAAACTGGTAGGAGTAGGAGGTATTCTGTTTCCTAG
- the LOC132631211 gene encoding BTB/POZ domain-containing protein At3g08570 isoform X1: protein MKSNRHSYCRKRKSFSRCCCCCSKVKLKFLLNTSHSRMVSQHSPNYNSFTTRTIFSDVAGDITVAVNGESFLLHKFPLVSLSGKIRKMVADAKDPNLSELDLTHVPGGPETFELAANFCYGMNFEITTTNVARLRCVAEYLEMTEDYREENLIARTETFLVEVVSPSLEKSVEVLSSCESLLPTAEEVGIPDRCIDAIARDACQEQLVSGLSRLDCDSGSLELKDRCLEWWVEDLSVLSIDFYRRVIMAMEHVGVHIDSIIASLMHYAQVSLKGIGKPQIWNPARAYPCKGEKGQKTIVETLVSLLPPEKSSSVPLNFLFGILRIAIMVDAALACRLEIERRIAFRLEMVLLDDLLIPSVQTGDSLFDVDTVKRILIHFLQRIDQEENEDCGYESEGIDSPSHGALLKVGQLIDTYLAEIAPDPYLSLDKFTAMISVLPDYARVIDDGLYRAIDIYLKAHPMLSEHECKKLCKFIDCQKLSQEACNHAAQNDRLPVQMTVRVLYFEQLRLKNALSGSCGDTFVSQKISSGLTSAAMSPRDTYASLRRENRELKLEISRMRVRLSDLEKEQMFMKQGMIDKTGNGKTFLTSLSRGIGRFGIFGGPSVGKHHKSGRKSRTSEVKTGRSRRYSVS from the exons ATGAAAAGCAACAGGCATAGTTACTGCAGAAAGAGGAAAAG TTTCAGTCgatgctgctgctgctgctccaagGTGAAGCTCAAGTTTCTTCTTAATACAAGTCATTCAAGAATGGTGTCTCAACACTCTCCTAATTACAACTCATTTACCACCCG CACTATATTCTCTGATGTTGCTGGGGATATTACTGTTGCTGTAAACGGAGAGTCTTTCCTACTGCATAAG TTTCCACTAGTGTCTTTGAGTGGAAAGATCCGGAAGATGGTGGCGGATGCCAAAGACCCAAATCTCTCAGAATTGGATTTGACCCATGTACCAGGGGGACCTGAAACATTTGAACTAGCTGCAAATTTTTGTTATGGCATGAACTTTGAGATCACAACTACAAATGTAGCACGTTTGCGTTGTGTGGCAGAATACTTGGAAATGACAGAAGATTATCGAGAAGAGAACCTTATTGCGAGAACAGAAACTTTCCTTGTTGAAGTTGTGTCTCCAAGTCTTGAAAAATCGGTGGAGGTACTTTCTTCTTGTGAATCCCTGCTTCCTACTGCAGAGGAGGTTGGTATTCCAGACAGATGCATCGATGCCATTGCCAGGGACGCTTGTCAGGAGCAACTTGTTTCAGGTCTATCTCGTTTAGATTGTGATAGTGGATCTTTGGAACTCAAGGACAGGTGTCTTGAATGGTGGGTCGAAGATCTTTCTGTTCTAAGCATTGATTTTTACCGCAGAGTTATCATGGCAATGGAACATGTTGGAGTACACATAGACAGCATAATTGCATCCTTGATGCATTACGCCCAGGTGTCTCTAAAGGGTATTGGGAAACCGCAAATTTGGAATCCAGCTAGAGCATATCCATGTAAGGGAGAAAAGGGGCAGAAAACAATAGTAGAAACTCTTGTTAGTCTATTGCCACCAGAGAAAAGTTCATCGGTTCCATTGAATTTTCTTTTTGGGATATTGAGGATAGCTATCATGGTGGATGCCGCGCTAGCCTGCAGACTTGAAATTGAGAGGAGGATTGCCTTCAggttggaaatggtattacttGATGATTTGCTTATACCATCTGTCCAGACAGGTGATTCTTTGTTTGATGTTGACACTGTCAAGCGAATATTGATACATTTCCTCCAAAGGATTGACCAGGAAGAAAATGAAGATTGTGGATATGAATCAGAAGGTATTGATTCTCCAAGCCACGGTGCTCTATTGAAAGTTGGACAGCTCATAGACACATATCTCGCTGAAATAGCTCCTGATCCATATTTGAGTCTCGACAAATTCACTGCTATGATATCAGTTTTGCCTGATTATGCTCGTGTAATTGATGACGGACTTTACAGAGCTATTGATATTTATTTGAAG GCCCATCCGATGCTAAGTGAGCATGAATGTAAAAAGCTATGCAAATTCATAGATTGCCAAAAGCTCTCTCAAGAAGCATGCAATCATGCAGCACAGAACGACAGGCTCCCAGTTCAAATGACTGTCCGAGTTCTCTACTTTGAGCAGCTCCGCCTAAAGAATGCTCTATCTGGAAGTTGTGGAGATACTTTTGTATCACAAAAGATCAGCAGTGGTCTTACAAGTGCAGCCATGTCTCCTAGAGATACTTATGCATCTTTAAGGAGAGAGAACCGAGAACTGAAGCTGGAGATATCAAGAATGAGAGTGAGGCTCAGTGACCTTGAGAAGGAACAAATGTTCATGAAACAAGGGATGATAGACAAAACAGGAAATGGAAAAACATTCTTAACTTCCCTTTCTAGAGGTATAGGAAGGTTTGGTATATTTGGTGGTCCTTCTGTGGGAAAACATCACAAGTCTGGTAGGAAATCCAGGACATCAGAAGTAAAAACTGGTAGGAGTAGGAGGTATTCTGTTTCCTAG
- the LOC132631211 gene encoding BTB/POZ domain-containing protein At3g08570 isoform X3: MVADAKDPNLSELDLTHVPGGPETFELAANFCYGMNFEITTTNVARLRCVAEYLEMTEDYREENLIARTETFLVEVVSPSLEKSVEVLSSCESLLPTAEEVGIPDRCIDAIARDACQEQLVSGLSRLDCDSGSLELKDRCLEWWVEDLSVLSIDFYRRVIMAMEHVGVHIDSIIASLMHYAQVSLKGIGKPQIWNPARAYPCKGEKGQKTIVETLVSLLPPEKSSSVPLNFLFGILRIAIMVDAALACRLEIERRIAFRLEMVLLDDLLIPSVQTGDSLFDVDTVKRILIHFLQRIDQEENEDCGYESEGIDSPSHGALLKVGQLIDTYLAEIAPDPYLSLDKFTAMISVLPDYARVIDDGLYRAIDIYLKAHPMLSEHECKKLCKFIDCQKLSQEACNHAAQNDRLPVQMTVRVLYFEQLRLKNALSGSCGDTFVSQKISSGLTSAAMSPRDTYASLRRENRELKLEISRMRVRLSDLEKEQMFMKQGMIDKTGNGKTFLTSLSRGIGRFGIFGGPSVGKHHKSGRKSRTSEVKTGRSRRYSVS, encoded by the exons ATGGTGGCGGATGCCAAAGACCCAAATCTCTCAGAATTGGATTTGACCCATGTACCAGGGGGACCTGAAACATTTGAACTAGCTGCAAATTTTTGTTATGGCATGAACTTTGAGATCACAACTACAAATGTAGCACGTTTGCGTTGTGTGGCAGAATACTTGGAAATGACAGAAGATTATCGAGAAGAGAACCTTATTGCGAGAACAGAAACTTTCCTTGTTGAAGTTGTGTCTCCAAGTCTTGAAAAATCGGTGGAGGTACTTTCTTCTTGTGAATCCCTGCTTCCTACTGCAGAGGAGGTTGGTATTCCAGACAGATGCATCGATGCCATTGCCAGGGACGCTTGTCAGGAGCAACTTGTTTCAGGTCTATCTCGTTTAGATTGTGATAGTGGATCTTTGGAACTCAAGGACAGGTGTCTTGAATGGTGGGTCGAAGATCTTTCTGTTCTAAGCATTGATTTTTACCGCAGAGTTATCATGGCAATGGAACATGTTGGAGTACACATAGACAGCATAATTGCATCCTTGATGCATTACGCCCAGGTGTCTCTAAAGGGTATTGGGAAACCGCAAATTTGGAATCCAGCTAGAGCATATCCATGTAAGGGAGAAAAGGGGCAGAAAACAATAGTAGAAACTCTTGTTAGTCTATTGCCACCAGAGAAAAGTTCATCGGTTCCATTGAATTTTCTTTTTGGGATATTGAGGATAGCTATCATGGTGGATGCCGCGCTAGCCTGCAGACTTGAAATTGAGAGGAGGATTGCCTTCAggttggaaatggtattacttGATGATTTGCTTATACCATCTGTCCAGACAGGTGATTCTTTGTTTGATGTTGACACTGTCAAGCGAATATTGATACATTTCCTCCAAAGGATTGACCAGGAAGAAAATGAAGATTGTGGATATGAATCAGAAGGTATTGATTCTCCAAGCCACGGTGCTCTATTGAAAGTTGGACAGCTCATAGACACATATCTCGCTGAAATAGCTCCTGATCCATATTTGAGTCTCGACAAATTCACTGCTATGATATCAGTTTTGCCTGATTATGCTCGTGTAATTGATGACGGACTTTACAGAGCTATTGATATTTATTTGAAG GCCCATCCGATGCTAAGTGAGCATGAATGTAAAAAGCTATGCAAATTCATAGATTGCCAAAAGCTCTCTCAAGAAGCATGCAATCATGCAGCACAGAACGACAGGCTCCCAGTTCAAATGACTGTCCGAGTTCTCTACTTTGAGCAGCTCCGCCTAAAGAATGCTCTATCTGGAAGTTGTGGAGATACTTTTGTATCACAAAAGATCAGCAGTGGTCTTACAAGTGCAGCCATGTCTCCTAGAGATACTTATGCATCTTTAAGGAGAGAGAACCGAGAACTGAAGCTGGAGATATCAAGAATGAGAGTGAGGCTCAGTGACCTTGAGAAGGAACAAATGTTCATGAAACAAGGGATGATAGACAAAACAGGAAATGGAAAAACATTCTTAACTTCCCTTTCTAGAGGTATAGGAAGGTTTGGTATATTTGGTGGTCCTTCTGTGGGAAAACATCACAAGTCTGGTAGGAAATCCAGGACATCAGAAGTAAAAACTGGTAGGAGTAGGAGGTATTCTGTTTCCTAG